A genomic stretch from Petrimonas mucosa includes:
- a CDS encoding peptidylprolyl isomerase: MKLHLSTLLLVAIILLGSSCSTLKQHHLRNRQVIIQTTEGDITLRLHNETPLHRDNFIKLVKARFYDGLLFHRVIEEFMIQGGDPNSRSAAPDALLGDGDVGYSIPAEFRTPGIYHKYGSLAAAREGDDVNPQKASSGCQFYIVVGKKFTAEELDRLEERRRAPFSAEARQDYMTVGGTPHLDGNYTVFGEVVKGMDVVEKISKTETNEDDRPRKAIRIKRMKLK, encoded by the coding sequence ATGAAACTCCACTTATCAACACTTCTACTCGTCGCAATCATCCTGCTCGGTTCCTCCTGCTCCACGCTTAAGCAACATCATCTTCGGAACCGACAGGTAATCATCCAGACAACTGAAGGTGATATCACACTGAGACTCCACAATGAGACCCCGTTACACCGCGACAACTTTATTAAACTGGTAAAGGCAAGATTTTATGATGGATTGCTCTTTCACCGTGTAATAGAGGAGTTTATGATCCAAGGAGGTGACCCCAATTCCAGGAGTGCCGCACCGGATGCATTGCTGGGGGATGGCGACGTGGGCTATTCCATACCGGCCGAATTCAGGACTCCGGGCATCTATCACAAGTATGGGAGTCTGGCAGCAGCTCGCGAAGGTGACGACGTCAATCCGCAGAAAGCATCGTCCGGATGTCAGTTTTATATCGTGGTTGGGAAAAAGTTTACCGCCGAAGAGCTGGATAGACTGGAAGAGAGAAGGAGGGCACCGTTCAGTGCAGAGGCGAGACAGGACTATATGACGGTTGGCGGGACACCGCATCTCGACGGTAACTATACCGTCTTTGGCGAGGTTGTGAAAGGGATGGATGTCGTGGAAAAGATATCCAAGACTGAGACGAACGAGGACGACAGGCCCAGAAAGGCGATCAGGATAAAGCGGATGAAGTTAAAATAA
- a CDS encoding SixA phosphatase family protein: MKLLILMRHGKSSWEDCNLDDYDRPLNERGRRNAADMGAFLLGKTGIPDLVLSSPAKRAFTTAVVATEVMGYPKEKIVTDKELYLAWIDDILRSISKVPDTIGSCLVVGHNPGLTYLINHFGIRLDNLPTASTACFTFEVQRWKEITPDKARFQWLKQAKEI, from the coding sequence ATGAAACTACTTATTCTGATGAGACATGGAAAATCATCATGGGAAGATTGTAACCTGGATGATTACGACCGTCCATTGAATGAACGGGGCAGGAGAAATGCTGCAGATATGGGTGCCTTCCTGCTTGGGAAAACCGGCATCCCTGATCTGGTTCTCTCCTCTCCTGCCAAGCGCGCTTTCACCACTGCTGTTGTTGCCACAGAAGTCATGGGTTATCCGAAAGAAAAAATCGTAACGGACAAAGAGCTCTATTTGGCTTGGATAGACGACATTCTGCGCTCTATCTCAAAGGTCCCCGACACCATTGGCAGTTGTCTGGTTGTCGGGCACAATCCTGGATTGACATACCTGATCAACCACTTTGGAATAAGGCTCGACAATCTGCCAACTGCATCAACCGCCTGCTTTACATTTGAGGTGCAGAGGTGGAAGGAGATTACCCCGGATAAAGCACGTTTTCAATGGTTGAAGCAGGCTAAGGAGATATAA
- a CDS encoding DUF2024 family protein, translated as MEVAVWDTYVTRKDGKVMHFDIIVPADLTDEKIILAYGREYLKTKGQEGQPLTSEESKYCHTEKIKSTWEADIREKGYFISEMENCD; from the coding sequence ATGGAAGTAGCTGTTTGGGATACCTACGTAACAAGAAAAGATGGCAAGGTAATGCACTTTGATATTATTGTTCCGGCAGACTTGACGGATGAGAAGATAATCCTTGCCTACGGGAGGGAGTATCTCAAGACCAAAGGTCAGGAGGGCCAACCGCTTACATCCGAGGAGAGCAAATACTGCCATACGGAAAAGATAAAATCAACGTGGGAAGCTGATATTAGAGAAAAGGGATATTTCATCAGCGAGATGGAGAACTGTGACTGA